A DNA window from Theobroma cacao cultivar B97-61/B2 chromosome 5, Criollo_cocoa_genome_V2, whole genome shotgun sequence contains the following coding sequences:
- the LOC18597461 gene encoding protein BZR1 homolog 3: protein MAGEKKTTLRGCIKKSKGPWIVHRATKDGGIVTRYRFPTENERQKNKQRERRRRAVAQNIFAGLKEHGNYKLPKHADANDLLKALCQEAGWHVEEDGTIYRKKTVSSTMAASVENGEAKDQDYCTCNDHGNVLPASGTFLSVGQSQECSGINLVLSLSVSNSLTRNVS from the exons ATGGCCGGTGAGAAGAAAACTACATTGAGAGGATGCATCAAGAAGAGCAAGGGGCCATGGATAGTTCATAGAGCCACCAAAGATGGTGGAATAGTCACTAGGTATCGGTTTCCGACCGAAAACGAGCGCCAAAAGAATAAGCAAAGGGAGCGAAGGCGGCGAGCGGTGGCTCAGAACATCTTTGCAGGGCTCAAGGAGCATGGGAATTACAAGCTTCCTAAGCATGCCGATGCCAATGATCTGTTGAAAGCTCTTTGTCAGGAGGCTGGTTGGCATGTAGAGGAGGATGGAACCATTTACAGGAAG AAAACAGTGTCATCAACAATGGCAGCCTCGGTTGAAAATGGTGAAGCAAAAGATCAAGATTATTGTACATGCAACGATCATGGGAATGTTCTTCCAGCATCAGGAACCTTCTTGTCTGTAGGGCAGTCCCAAGAATGCAGTGGTATCAACTTGGTGCTTTCCCTCTCAGTTTCAAATTCCTTGACCCGCAATGTTTCCTGA
- the LOC18597463 gene encoding protein trichome birefringence-like 34, protein MGEPSQTHKAERGENMAKKQQAMVSAAWDIRTSFQSLVALLIAILVVAAIYLRQTNEQLFESGTTLSGGSLTSRCNLFSGKWVYDNESYPLYKERECTFMSDQLACEKFGRKDLNYRFWRWQPHQCDLPRFNATALLERLRNKRLVFVGDSLNRNQWISMVCLVDSAIPPAFKSMHNNGSINIFKATEYNATIEFYWSPLLVESNSDDPVNHRVPNRIVRVQAIEKHARHWTDADILIFNTYLWWRRRQMKVLWGSFENPEDGIYKAVMLPRVYEMALQTWAQWLEVHVNRNTTQLFFISMSPTHQRADRWGGIQGENCYSETEPVSKEGYVGDGASPRMMRAVDSVLGELKTRGLNVHMMNITQLSDYRKEGHPSIYRKHWETITEEQLSNPKNYSDCIHWCLPGVPDVWNELLYAYILQL, encoded by the exons ATGGGGGAGCCGAGTCAGACGCACAAGGCAGAGAGAGGGGAGAATATGGCGAAGAAGCAACAGGCCATGGTTTCTGCAGCATGGGATATCAGGACCAGCTTCCAATCGCTTGTTGCCCTTCTCATTGCCATTCTAGTCGTTGCTGCTATCTATCTGAGACAAACCAATGAACAACTCTTCGAGTCTGGGACTACACTTTCTGGTGGCAGCTTGACGTCAAGGTGCAATTTGTTCTCAGGGAAATGGGTATATGACAATGAATCTTACCCTCTATACAAAGAGAGAGAATGCACGTTTATGTCTGATCAGTTAGCTTGTGAGAAGTTCGGGAGAAAGGACCTTAACTATCGGTTCTGGAGATGGCAACCTCACCAGTGTGACCTCCCTAG GTTCAATGCCACAGCATTGCTGGAGAGGCTTAGGAATAAGAGACTTGTTTTCGTCGGGGACTCGCTCAACAGAAACCAATGGATTTCCATGGTCTGCCTGGTGGATTCAGCCATCCCTCCAGCCTTCAAATCCATGCATAACAATGGCTCCATAAACATTTTCAAGGCCACT GAATATAACGCAACAATCGAATTCTACTGGTCTCCATTGCTGGTGGAGTCCAACTCGGATGATCCAGTGAACCATCGAGTACCAAACCGGATTGTCAGAGTCCAGGCGATTGAAAAGCATGCTAGGCATTGGACAGATGCAGACATTCTCATTTTCAATACATACCTTTGGTGGAGAAGACGCCAAATGAAGGTCTT GTGGGGATCCTTCGAAAACCCTGAAGATGGGATTTATAAAGCAGTTATGTTGCCAAGGGTATACGAGATGGCCCTACAGACATGGGCACAATGGTTGGAGGTTCATGTCAATAGGAACACGACCCAGTTGTTCTTCATAAGCATGTCACCAACTCACCAAAG GGCCGACAGGTGGGGTGGAATCCAAGGTGAAAATTGTTACAGCGAAACAGAACCGGTTAGCAAGGAAGGATATGTGGGAGACGGAGCGAGTCCAAGGATGATGCGTGCAGTCGATAGCGTGCTTGGGGAGTTGAAAACAAGAGGGTTGAACGTCCACATGATGAACATCACACAGCTATCAGATTACAGGAAAGAAGGTCACCCATCGATTTACAGGAAGCATTGGGAAACAATAACGGAAGAACAGTTATCGAACCCCAAAAACTATTCAGATTGTATCCATTGGTGCCTCCCTGGAGTGCCTGATGTGTGGAACGAGCTGCTCTATGCCTACATTCTTCAACTTTGA
- the LOC18597460 gene encoding protein BREAST CANCER SUSCEPTIBILITY 2 homolog B isoform X1, producing MSTWQIFSDAGNDFRWEVSGRILPSKPDDEPNRAPVPPLPSMADLLLQGCSKLIENGDAGVGKCPMFRTGLGKSVALKESSIAKALSILGDDDVGTAVTSSEVVPGNNGFGCTNSLFQTGSGKMVNISSAGLVRAKTLLGLEQDNEHHSFEGFQHPKKLRATNEPCGWQSFSHSEKKEGLRNTGVADFFSESRHLLNSRNGFVGSTVGSENDSTPVHSKEFDSAPKPPPIKFHTAGGRSLSVSSDALKRARSLLGDPELGNFFGEVEEEVPPFTVSEEKFNDASSNKENHFFTSFSLQGTIKSKDTSKDFISPLKASFKQMRSIFNSEKICCGSNLIDKFDAVGNSNACMSTTNMPSAQKPLSNSTSEKNLVTNISLPRLGKSFGGPLADISNNIVTSQTNNKRIMTEKKRIGRSSFISPYKRPRCSEFSTPLNKGVSFVGNDDHSCCKRTVSTKYPFQVPRVYMKEYFAVPPSACSMLECLSDQEKQIKPDNAVKYMFKDESGLSRIGAEAFYDMLAHSGASMQYISKEWVANHYKWIVWKLVCYERCYPSKCAGNFLTISNVLEELKYRYDREVNHAHRSAIKRILEGDASPSTMLVLCISNIQSNSEPKMETNLLITNGADNSGNAKVELTDGWYSMDAVLDVLLSKQLAAGKLFVGQKLRIWGAGLCGWVGPVSPLEASSAISLLLNINGTFRAHWADRLGFCKGVGTPLAFRCIKSDGGPVPWTLVGVTRIYPVLYRERLSNGGSIVRSERMESRMVQQHNQRGSVVVDHVISEYQRGVNSSHILSDSESEGAKILKILETAAEPEVLMAEMSPEQLTSFATYKSKLEATRQLEMEKSIKKALAEAGLNERDVVPFIRVRVVGLTTRKYHGKGRPKEGIITIWNPTEKQKSELVEGQAYVVAGLIPIYSDSEALYLQARGSTTKWQPLSPMAMECFEPFFSPRKPTKLSNLGEIPLSSEFDIAVYVVYVGEVYTAAHQKKQWVFVTDDSISNLLSEGLSDSLLAISFCSPCIDKDSFAPINSNLVGSMVGFCNLIKKAKDQMNHLWVAEAAENCAYFLNLNPSICSHLKIAGASVQTWAKASNSIIDKLREKVLFILDNCGG from the exons ATGTCGACGTGGCAGATATTCTCTGACGCCGGAAACGATTTCCGGTGGGAGGTTTCCGGTCGTATCCTCCCGTCTAAACCAGACGATGAGCCGAACCGCGCTCCTGTTCCTCCACTCCCTTCCATGGCCGATCTCCTGCTTCAAG GATGCTCGAAGCTTATTGAGAACGGAGATGCAGGAGTCGGGAAATGTCCGATGTTTAGAACCGGATTAGGTAAATCGGTGGCTTTGAAAGAGTCTTCCATTGCAAAAGCATTGTCTATTCTTGGCGACGATGACGTTGGCACTGCTGTTACTTCAA GCGAAGTGGTTCCCGGAAACAATGGATTCGGCTGCACTAACTCTCTTTTTCAAACGGGCTCTGGGAAAATGGTTAACATATCTTCAGCTGGTTTGGTCAGAGCTAAGACATTGCTGGGACTGGAACAAGATAATGAGCATCACAGTTTTGAAGGTTTTCAACATCCAAAGAAGTTACGTGCAACTAATGAACCTTGTGGGTGGCAAAGTTTTTCTCATtcagagaaaaaagaaggttTACGAAATACTGGGGTTGCGGATTTTTTTTCAGAATCAAGGCACTTGTTAAACTCTAGGAATGGTTTTGTAGGAAGTACAGTAGGCAGTGAAAATGACTCAACGCCAGTGCATTCCAAAGAGTTTGATTCAGCTCCCAAGCCACCTCCAATCAAGTTTCATACTGCTGGTGGAAGGTCGTTATCAGTTTCAAGTGATGCATTGAAGCGTGCAAGGAGTCTTCTTGGTGATCCAGAGCTAGGGAATTTCTTTGGTGAAGTAGAAGAAGAGGTTCCACCGTTTACTGTTTCAGAGGAAAAGTTTAATGATGCTTCATCAAACAAGGAAAACCATTTTTTCACTTCCTTTTCCCTTCAAGGAACAATAAAGAGTAAAGATACATCCAAGGATTTTATATCTCCACTGAAAGCATCTTTCAAGCAAATGAGGTCCATATTTAATTCAGAAAAAATATGTTGTGGGAGTAACTTGATTGACAAATTTGATGCAGTTGGAAATTCTAATGCATGTATGTCGACCACCAATATGCCTTCTGCTCAGAAGCCTTTAAGCAATAGTACTTCTGAGAAAAATTTGGTAACGAACATTTCGTTGCCAAGGCTTGGAAAGTCATTTGGCGGCCCATTGGCTGATATTTCAAATAACATTGTCACATCTCAAACAAATAACAAACGGATTATGACTGAAAAGAAGCGAATTGGAAGATCAAGTTTTATTTCTCCATACAAGAGACCCCGCTGTTCTGAATTCTCTACTCCATTGAATAAAGGTGTTTCCTTTGTAGGtaatg ATGATCATTCATGTTGCAAAAGAACAGTTTCCACTAAATATCCATTTCAAGTGCCAAGAGTATATATGAAGGAATATTTTGCAGTGCCTCCATCAGCCTGCAGCATG TTGGAGTGTTTGTCAGACCAAGAGAAACAGATCAAACCAGACAATGCAGTTAAGTATATGTTTAAAGATGAATCTGGCTTAAGTCGCATTGGGGCAGAAGCTTTTTATGACATGTTGGCTCATTCTGGAGCTTCTATGCAATACATTTCTAAAGA GTGGGTTGCAAATCACTATAAGTGGATTGTCTGGAAACTTGTGTGTTATGAGAGGTGCTATCCTTCAAAATGTGCTGGAAATTTTTTGACTATCTCCAATGTCCTCGAGGAACTAAAGTACAG ATACGATAGGGAAGTAAATCATGCACACCGTTCTGCAATAAAAAGAATACTTGAAGGGGATGCTTCGCCTTCTACAATGTTGGTACTATGCATTTCAAATATTCAGTCAAATTCTGAACCAAAGATGGAGACAAATCTATTGATTACAAATGGAGCTGATAATAGCGGTAATGCAAAAGTGGAACTAACAGATGGGTG GTATTCAATGGATGCTGTTTTGGATGTATTGCTATCAAAACAGCTTGCTGCTGGAAAGTTATTTGTGGGACAGAAACTTCGG ATCTGGGGAGCAGGATTGTGTGGCTGGGTTGGGCCTGTTTCACCCCTTGAG GCATCAAGTGCAATAAGTTTACTTTTGAACATAAATGGGACATTTAGAGCTCATTGGGCTGATCGGCTGGGATTTT GCAAGGGTGTTGGTACTCCTTTGGCATTTAGGTGCATCAAAAGTGATGGAGGTCCAGTGCCTTGGACTTTAGTAGGAGTCACTCGGATATACCCTGTTCTCTACAGGGAGAG GTTGAGTAATGGGGGGTCAATTGTCAGATCCGAAAGGATGGAGAGTAGAATGGTTCAACAGCACAACCAAAG GGGCTCGGTTGTTGTAGATCACGTTATATCTGAGTATCAAAGAGGGGTCAACAGTTCTCATATCCTTAGTGACAGTGAGAGTGAAGGAgcaaaaatcttgaaaattctTGAGACAGCTGCTGAGCCAGAAGTCTTAATGGCAGAAATGAGCCCAGAGCAACTAACTTCCTTTGCTACATATAAATCAAAACTTGAG GCAACCAGGCAGTTAGAGATGGAGAAATCAATCAAGAAAGCTCTGGCAGAAGCTGGCTTAAATGAGCGAGATGTTGTCCCATTCATAAGGGTGAGAGTTGTTGGATTAACCACTAGGAAATATCATGGAAAGGGAAGACCTAAAGAAGGCATAATAACCATTTGGAATCCTACAGAAAAGCAG AAAAGCGAGCTGGTTGAGGGGCAGGCATACGTCGTTGCTGGGCTTATACCAATATACTCAGATTCAGAAGCCCTTTATTTACAAGCCCGTGGATCTACCACTAAATGGCAGCCTTTATCTCCCATGGCAATGGAATGCTTTGA GCCATTTTTCAGTCCGCGAAAGCCAACGAAATTGTCAAATTTAGGTGAAATTCCTCTTTCCAG TGAGTTTGACATTGCTGTATATGTTGTGTACGTGGGGGAAGTCTATACGGCTGCTCATCAAAAGAAACAGTGGGTGTTTGTGACAGATGATTCCATTTCAAATTTACTGTCAGAAGGATTATCAGATTCTTTACTTGCCATCAGCTTTTGCTCACCATGCATTGATAAGGACTCATTTGCTCCAATCAACTCTAACCTAGTGGGATCCATG GTAGGGTTCTGTAACCTTATCAAGAAAGCAAAGGATCAAATGAATCATCTCTGGGTTGCCGAAGCAGCAGAAAATTGTGCatactttttaaatttgaatccCTCAATTTgttctcaccttaaaattgctGGTGCCTCAGTTCAGACATGGGCAAAGGCCTCTAACTCG ATTATTGACAAACTCAGGGAGAaggttttatttattcttgacAATTGTGGAGGCTAA
- the LOC18597462 gene encoding protein trichome birefringence-like 35 — translation MSVTPRWSRKKPHIPLLAVLLLVFIACSILYNEFSIQQIHESPDHAPHSQETSFTYVKPNLPKGASEVLDRFSSCNTTRNYSGKKIQWVDPDAKSGRRSRVNQESCDVFSGRWVFDNTSYPLYKESDCPYMSDQLACHKHGRSDLQYQYWRWQPHNCNLKRWNATEMWEKLRGKRLMFVGDSLNRGQWISMVCLLQSVIPANKRSITPNAELTIFRAEEYNATVEFLWAPLLVESNSDDPVNHRLAERIIRPDSVLKHSSQWEHADILIFNSYLWWRQGPVKLLWSAEENGACEELNGVGGMELAMGAWADWVASNVIPLKKRVFFVTMSPTHFWSQEWESRSDGNCYNQMTPITLEGYWGSGSDLPTMRMVDKVLSRLGSKVSVINITQLSEYRKDGHPSIYRKFWETLSPQQLANPASYSDCIHWCLPGVPDVWNELIFHFL, via the exons ATGTCGGTGACGCCTAGATGGAGCAGAAAGAAACCCCATATCCCTTTGCTTGCAGTTCTTCTCCTGGTTTTCATAGCTTGTTCAATTCTCTACAATGAATTCAGCATTCAACAAATCCATGAAAGCCCGGATCATGCTCCTCACAGTCAAGAAACTTCATTTACTTATGTAAAACCAAATCTTCCAAAAGGAGCTTCAG AGGTTTTGGATAGATTCAGTAGTTGCAACACTACAAGGAACTACAGCGGGAAGAAAATCCAGTGGGTTGACCCGGATGCAAAATCGGGTCGGCGAAGCAGGGTAAACCAAGAGAGCTGTGATGTGTTCTCTGGAAGGTGGGTGTTTGATAACACATCGTATCCACTTTACAAAGAGTCCGACTGTCCGTATATGTCGGACCAGTTGGCATGTCATAAGCATGGGAGGTCTGATTTGCAGTACCAGTATTGGAGATGGCAGCCTCATAACTGCAATTTGAAGAG ATGGAATGCAACTGAAATGTGGGAGAAGTTGAGAGGGAAGAGGCTAATGTTCGTGGGGGATTCTCTGAATAGAGGTCAATGGATATCAATGGTGTGTTTATTACAGTCAGTGATCCCTGCAAATAAGAGATCCATAACTCCTAACGCTGAGCTTACCATTTTCAGAGCAGAG GAATATAATGCCACTGTTGAATTTCTATGGGCTCCACTTTTGGTTGAATCTAATTCTGATGACCCAGTGAATCACAGATTAGCTGAACGAATAATCCGTCCAGATTCAGTACTTAAGCATTCATCACAGTGGGAGCATGCAGACATACTAATTTTTAACTCGTACTTGTGGTGGAGACAAGGCCCAGTTAAGCTGTT ATGGAGTGCTGAGGAAAATGGAGCCTGTGAGGAACTCAATGGGGTGGGAGGCATGGAGTTGGCCATGGGAGCTTGGGCAGACTGGGTAGCATCTAATGTCATTCCCCTGAAGAAACGTGTCTTTTTTGTTACAATGTCACCAACACATTTCTG GAGTCAAGAGTGGGAATCGCGAAGTGATGGAAACTGCTATAATCAAATGACACCAATCACTTTGGAGGGCTACTGGGGGAGTGGTTCCGACTTGCCTACCATGCGCATGGTGGATAAAGTGCTTTCCCGATTGGGTTCAAAGGTATCTGTCATCAATATTACTCAGCTCTCAGAATATCGAAAAGATGGGCACCCTTCCATCTATAGAAAATTTTGGGAGACATTGAGCCCCCAGCAATTGGCAAACCCTGCAAGCTACTCTGATTGCATACACTGGTGCTTACCAGGTGTGCCTGATGTGTGGAATGAACTaatattccattttttgtaa
- the LOC18597460 gene encoding protein BREAST CANCER SUSCEPTIBILITY 2 homolog B isoform X2, with protein MSTWQIFSDAGNDFRWEVSGRILPSKPDDEPNRAPVPPLPSMADLLLQGCSKLIENGDAGVGKCPMFRTGLGKSVALKESSIAKALSILGDDDVGTAVTSSEVVPGNNGFGCTNSLFQTGSGKMVNISSAGLVRAKTLLGLEQDNEHHSFEGFQHPKKLRATNEPCGWQSFSHSEKKEGLRNTGVADFFSESRHLLNSRNGFVGSTVGSENDSTPVHSKEFDSAPKPPPIKFHTAGGRSLSVSSDALKRARSLLGDPELGNFFGEVEEEVPPFTVSEEKFNDASSNKENHFFTSFSLQGTIKSKDTSKDFISPLKASFKQMRSIFNSEKICCGSNLIDKFDAVGNSNACMSTTNMPSAQKPLSNSTSEKNLVTNISLPRLGKSFGGPLADISNNIVTSQTNNKRIMTEKKRIGRSSFISPYKRPRCSEFSTPLNKGVSFVDDHSCCKRTVSTKYPFQVPRVYMKEYFAVPPSACSMLECLSDQEKQIKPDNAVKYMFKDESGLSRIGAEAFYDMLAHSGASMQYISKEWVANHYKWIVWKLVCYERCYPSKCAGNFLTISNVLEELKYRYDREVNHAHRSAIKRILEGDASPSTMLVLCISNIQSNSEPKMETNLLITNGADNSGNAKVELTDGWYSMDAVLDVLLSKQLAAGKLFVGQKLRIWGAGLCGWVGPVSPLEASSAISLLLNINGTFRAHWADRLGFCKGVGTPLAFRCIKSDGGPVPWTLVGVTRIYPVLYRERLSNGGSIVRSERMESRMVQQHNQRGSVVVDHVISEYQRGVNSSHILSDSESEGAKILKILETAAEPEVLMAEMSPEQLTSFATYKSKLEATRQLEMEKSIKKALAEAGLNERDVVPFIRVRVVGLTTRKYHGKGRPKEGIITIWNPTEKQKSELVEGQAYVVAGLIPIYSDSEALYLQARGSTTKWQPLSPMAMECFEPFFSPRKPTKLSNLGEIPLSSEFDIAVYVVYVGEVYTAAHQKKQWVFVTDDSISNLLSEGLSDSLLAISFCSPCIDKDSFAPINSNLVGSMVGFCNLIKKAKDQMNHLWVAEAAENCAYFLNLNPSICSHLKIAGASVQTWAKASNSIIDKLREKVLFILDNCGG; from the exons ATGTCGACGTGGCAGATATTCTCTGACGCCGGAAACGATTTCCGGTGGGAGGTTTCCGGTCGTATCCTCCCGTCTAAACCAGACGATGAGCCGAACCGCGCTCCTGTTCCTCCACTCCCTTCCATGGCCGATCTCCTGCTTCAAG GATGCTCGAAGCTTATTGAGAACGGAGATGCAGGAGTCGGGAAATGTCCGATGTTTAGAACCGGATTAGGTAAATCGGTGGCTTTGAAAGAGTCTTCCATTGCAAAAGCATTGTCTATTCTTGGCGACGATGACGTTGGCACTGCTGTTACTTCAA GCGAAGTGGTTCCCGGAAACAATGGATTCGGCTGCACTAACTCTCTTTTTCAAACGGGCTCTGGGAAAATGGTTAACATATCTTCAGCTGGTTTGGTCAGAGCTAAGACATTGCTGGGACTGGAACAAGATAATGAGCATCACAGTTTTGAAGGTTTTCAACATCCAAAGAAGTTACGTGCAACTAATGAACCTTGTGGGTGGCAAAGTTTTTCTCATtcagagaaaaaagaaggttTACGAAATACTGGGGTTGCGGATTTTTTTTCAGAATCAAGGCACTTGTTAAACTCTAGGAATGGTTTTGTAGGAAGTACAGTAGGCAGTGAAAATGACTCAACGCCAGTGCATTCCAAAGAGTTTGATTCAGCTCCCAAGCCACCTCCAATCAAGTTTCATACTGCTGGTGGAAGGTCGTTATCAGTTTCAAGTGATGCATTGAAGCGTGCAAGGAGTCTTCTTGGTGATCCAGAGCTAGGGAATTTCTTTGGTGAAGTAGAAGAAGAGGTTCCACCGTTTACTGTTTCAGAGGAAAAGTTTAATGATGCTTCATCAAACAAGGAAAACCATTTTTTCACTTCCTTTTCCCTTCAAGGAACAATAAAGAGTAAAGATACATCCAAGGATTTTATATCTCCACTGAAAGCATCTTTCAAGCAAATGAGGTCCATATTTAATTCAGAAAAAATATGTTGTGGGAGTAACTTGATTGACAAATTTGATGCAGTTGGAAATTCTAATGCATGTATGTCGACCACCAATATGCCTTCTGCTCAGAAGCCTTTAAGCAATAGTACTTCTGAGAAAAATTTGGTAACGAACATTTCGTTGCCAAGGCTTGGAAAGTCATTTGGCGGCCCATTGGCTGATATTTCAAATAACATTGTCACATCTCAAACAAATAACAAACGGATTATGACTGAAAAGAAGCGAATTGGAAGATCAAGTTTTATTTCTCCATACAAGAGACCCCGCTGTTCTGAATTCTCTACTCCATTGAATAAAGGTGTTTCCTTTGTAG ATGATCATTCATGTTGCAAAAGAACAGTTTCCACTAAATATCCATTTCAAGTGCCAAGAGTATATATGAAGGAATATTTTGCAGTGCCTCCATCAGCCTGCAGCATG TTGGAGTGTTTGTCAGACCAAGAGAAACAGATCAAACCAGACAATGCAGTTAAGTATATGTTTAAAGATGAATCTGGCTTAAGTCGCATTGGGGCAGAAGCTTTTTATGACATGTTGGCTCATTCTGGAGCTTCTATGCAATACATTTCTAAAGA GTGGGTTGCAAATCACTATAAGTGGATTGTCTGGAAACTTGTGTGTTATGAGAGGTGCTATCCTTCAAAATGTGCTGGAAATTTTTTGACTATCTCCAATGTCCTCGAGGAACTAAAGTACAG ATACGATAGGGAAGTAAATCATGCACACCGTTCTGCAATAAAAAGAATACTTGAAGGGGATGCTTCGCCTTCTACAATGTTGGTACTATGCATTTCAAATATTCAGTCAAATTCTGAACCAAAGATGGAGACAAATCTATTGATTACAAATGGAGCTGATAATAGCGGTAATGCAAAAGTGGAACTAACAGATGGGTG GTATTCAATGGATGCTGTTTTGGATGTATTGCTATCAAAACAGCTTGCTGCTGGAAAGTTATTTGTGGGACAGAAACTTCGG ATCTGGGGAGCAGGATTGTGTGGCTGGGTTGGGCCTGTTTCACCCCTTGAG GCATCAAGTGCAATAAGTTTACTTTTGAACATAAATGGGACATTTAGAGCTCATTGGGCTGATCGGCTGGGATTTT GCAAGGGTGTTGGTACTCCTTTGGCATTTAGGTGCATCAAAAGTGATGGAGGTCCAGTGCCTTGGACTTTAGTAGGAGTCACTCGGATATACCCTGTTCTCTACAGGGAGAG GTTGAGTAATGGGGGGTCAATTGTCAGATCCGAAAGGATGGAGAGTAGAATGGTTCAACAGCACAACCAAAG GGGCTCGGTTGTTGTAGATCACGTTATATCTGAGTATCAAAGAGGGGTCAACAGTTCTCATATCCTTAGTGACAGTGAGAGTGAAGGAgcaaaaatcttgaaaattctTGAGACAGCTGCTGAGCCAGAAGTCTTAATGGCAGAAATGAGCCCAGAGCAACTAACTTCCTTTGCTACATATAAATCAAAACTTGAG GCAACCAGGCAGTTAGAGATGGAGAAATCAATCAAGAAAGCTCTGGCAGAAGCTGGCTTAAATGAGCGAGATGTTGTCCCATTCATAAGGGTGAGAGTTGTTGGATTAACCACTAGGAAATATCATGGAAAGGGAAGACCTAAAGAAGGCATAATAACCATTTGGAATCCTACAGAAAAGCAG AAAAGCGAGCTGGTTGAGGGGCAGGCATACGTCGTTGCTGGGCTTATACCAATATACTCAGATTCAGAAGCCCTTTATTTACAAGCCCGTGGATCTACCACTAAATGGCAGCCTTTATCTCCCATGGCAATGGAATGCTTTGA GCCATTTTTCAGTCCGCGAAAGCCAACGAAATTGTCAAATTTAGGTGAAATTCCTCTTTCCAG TGAGTTTGACATTGCTGTATATGTTGTGTACGTGGGGGAAGTCTATACGGCTGCTCATCAAAAGAAACAGTGGGTGTTTGTGACAGATGATTCCATTTCAAATTTACTGTCAGAAGGATTATCAGATTCTTTACTTGCCATCAGCTTTTGCTCACCATGCATTGATAAGGACTCATTTGCTCCAATCAACTCTAACCTAGTGGGATCCATG GTAGGGTTCTGTAACCTTATCAAGAAAGCAAAGGATCAAATGAATCATCTCTGGGTTGCCGAAGCAGCAGAAAATTGTGCatactttttaaatttgaatccCTCAATTTgttctcaccttaaaattgctGGTGCCTCAGTTCAGACATGGGCAAAGGCCTCTAACTCG ATTATTGACAAACTCAGGGAGAaggttttatttattcttgacAATTGTGGAGGCTAA